A stretch of the Hypomesus transpacificus isolate Combined female chromosome 12, fHypTra1, whole genome shotgun sequence genome encodes the following:
- the LOC124474720 gene encoding X-linked retinitis pigmentosa GTPase regulator-like isoform X1, producing MAGEAVDDIPESGAVFTFGKSKFADNIPSKFWLKNDTPLEIACGDEHTALLTENGKLFMFGSNNWGQLGLGSKTSVNKPTCVKALKAEKVRLVACGRNHTIVYTSRGHVYTSGGNNEGQLGLGDNEERTAFQLVNFLNTHGPIKMLAAGSNTSAALTESGKLFMWGDNAEGQIGLGKESNVTTPQEVTVGYAVSWVACGYYHSAFVTVDGGLFTFGERDSGKLGLTTDQLSGHRLPQLVRGITQPVIKVACGGGHTVALTEEDVYTFGLGQFGQLGHGTFIFEARLPRALEHFRKGRVQHIMCGENHTAVITDSGLLYTFGDGRHGKLGLGEENFTNQFKPTLCSRFLKYNVKAVTCGGCHMLVLARYRDKSCGEVIMEEDDVTENYLEKSYTELLGDTSTSLTRSLSARVRRRERERSPEQFGSMFHTLPSLTSGHLNPLLVSSQLANRKVHNDIHQHRSTGSNQKERRNAKEGDCPVDNLTDNVSVKDLGDTTDFLNMTHVIKMDPSDKTLTLSPVQKDLRSEAGRGDEVVEEEEAEEEEEEDEVEEGNDAEEVETDQSSEIPKPEQVKEETLPVCEKTANNFGESRLETEKMTEPIFAPMNGTCDTLKSQPATNKKLSLFKRLSSTKAKQMAERDAASKEGLVGGEQPAEGTSRALESKDSGTNGGQQQAQTPATKSAHSATCTIL from the exons ATGGCCGGGGAGGCGGTGGACGATATACCTG AGTCGGGAGCAGTCTTTACCTTCGGAAAAAGCAAATTTGCAGACAACATTCCCAGTAAATTTTGGCTGAAAAATGACACACCCCTAGAAATTGCTTGTGGAGATGAACACACAGCATTGCTTACAG AAAATGGAAAGCTTTTCATGTTTGGCAGTAATAACTGGGGTCAGCTTGGTTTGGGATCAAAGACGTCCGTGAACAAGCCCACTTGCGTGAAAG CTTTGAAGGCTGAAAAGGTGAGGCTGGTGGCCTGTGGGAGAAACCACACCATTGTTTATACAT CTCGGGGACATGTTTATACCTCTGGCGGAAACAATGAGGGTCAGTTAGGCCTGGGGGACAATGAAGAGAGGACTGCCTTTCAGCTGGTAAACTTCTTAAACACACACGGACCAATCAAAATGCTTGCTGCTGGCTCAAACACATCGGCTGCTCTGACTG AGAGTGGGAAGTTGTTCATGTGGGGAGATAATGCTGAGGGCCAGATTGGCCTGGGTAAGGAGAGCAATGTCACCACCCCCCAGGAAGTCACAGTGGGCTATGCCGTATCCTGGGTGGCTTGTGGTTACTACCATTCAGCCTTTGTCACGG TGGATGGTGGGCTGTTCACGTTTGGTGAGCGCGACAGTGGAAAACTGGGGCTTACCACTGACCAGCTGTCTGGTCACCGTCTCCCCCAGCTAGTCAGGGGCATCACACAGCCAGTCATTAAAGTGGCATGTGGAGGTGGACACACCGTGGCACTGACAG AGGAGGATGTGTACACGTTTGGCCTGGGCCAATTTGGCCAGCTGGGCCACGGAACATTTATCTTTGAGGCGCGGCTTCCCAGAGCTCTTGAGCACTTCAGGAAGGGGCGCGTCCAACACATCATGTGTGGGGAGAACCACACGGCGGTGATCACAG ACAGTGGCCTCCTGTACACGTTTGGGGATGGAAGACACGGGAAGCTGGGCCTTGGAGAAGAGAATTTCACCAATCAGTTCAAACCCACTTTGTGTTCGCGCTTCCTCAAGTACAATGTCAAAGCG GTGACCTGCGGTGGCTGTCATATGCTGGTGCTGGCCAGGTACAGGGACAAGAGCTGTGGGGAGGTGATCATGGAGGAGGATGACGTGACAGAGAACTACCTGGAGAAGTCTTACACAGAGCTGCTAGGAGACACATCCACCAGCCTCACCAGGAGTCTTTCTGCTAGGGTCAGGAGGCGAGAGAGG GAGCGCTCGCCCGAGCAGTTTGGCTCCATGTTCCACACCCTGCCCAGCCTGACATCCGGCCACCTCAACCCCCTGTTAGTGTCCAGCCAGCTGGCCAACAGAAAGGTGCACAACGACATTCACCAACACAGGAGCACGGGCTCAAACCAGAAGG AGCGGAGAAATGCAAAGGAGGGAGACTGTCCTGTGGACAACCTAACAGACAACGTTAGCGTCAAAGACTTGGGAGACACAACTGACTTCTTAAACATG ACTCACGTGATTAAAATGGACCCCAGTGACAAGACACTGACATTGTCTCCTGTTCAGAAG GATTTAAGATCTGAAGCTGGAAGAGGAGATGAAGttgtagaagaagaagaagccgaggaggaagaggaggaggatgaagtagAGGAGGGAAACGAtgcagaggaggtggagacagaCCAGTCATCCGAAATACCAAAACCAGAACAGGTGAAAGAAGAGACTCTTCCAGTTTGTGAAAAGACAG CTAACAACTTTGGTGAGTCCAGGTTGGAGACTGAAAAGATGACTGAGCCAATATTCGCACCAATGAATGGAACATGTGACACATTAAAGAGCCAGCCAGCAACCAACAAAAAG CTGTCACTGTTTAAGAGATTATCCTCCACCAAGGCCAAGCAGATGGCTGAGAGAGACGCAGCCTCAAAAGAGGGCCTGGTGGGGGGAGAGCAGCCTGCCGAGGGGACCTCACGAGCCCTGGAGAGCAAAGACTCTGGTACCAATGGGGGTCAGCAACAAGCTCAGACCCCTGCCACCAAAAGTGCCCATTCTGCCACCTGCACCATATTGTGA
- the LOC124474720 gene encoding X-linked retinitis pigmentosa GTPase regulator-like isoform X2: MAGEAVDDIPESGAVFTFGKSKFADNIPSKFWLKNDTPLEIACGDEHTALLTENGKLFMFGSNNWGQLGLGSKTSVNKPTCVKALKAEKVRLVACGRNHTIVYTSRGHVYTSGGNNEGQLGLGDNEERTAFQLVNFLNTHGPIKMLAAGSNTSAALTESGKLFMWGDNAEGQIGLGKESNVTTPQEVTVGYAVSWVACGYYHSAFVTVDGGLFTFGERDSGKLGLTTDQLSGHRLPQLVRGITQPVIKVACGGGHTVALTEEDVYTFGLGQFGQLGHGTFIFEARLPRALEHFRKGRVQHIMCGENHTAVITDSGLLYTFGDGRHGKLGLGEENFTNQFKPTLCSRFLKYNVKAVTCGGCHMLVLARYRDKSCGEVIMEEDDVTENYLEKSYTELLGDTSTSLTRSLSARVRRRERERSPEQFGSMFHTLPSLTSGHLNPLLVSSQLANRKVHNDIHQHRSTGSNQKERRNAKEGDCPVDNLTDNVSVKDLGDTTDFLNMTHVIKMDPSDKTLTLSPVQKSAEEEDESEVHNETEEEGEEEEEGEEEEEGEKEEGEEEEAESSASEEGEDEEEKEEVESDMDEGEGEEETSQIAEEESREEEQEEENESEKAEEEEEVMESEADEEEEAEEEDENEEEAEEEEEEDDRRKKKKADVGKKSKENLRDKSSDAKAVRSQAKTKLKPTGKGQPAKTSHDSQQFWEDVLPQYLNLK; the protein is encoded by the exons ATGGCCGGGGAGGCGGTGGACGATATACCTG AGTCGGGAGCAGTCTTTACCTTCGGAAAAAGCAAATTTGCAGACAACATTCCCAGTAAATTTTGGCTGAAAAATGACACACCCCTAGAAATTGCTTGTGGAGATGAACACACAGCATTGCTTACAG AAAATGGAAAGCTTTTCATGTTTGGCAGTAATAACTGGGGTCAGCTTGGTTTGGGATCAAAGACGTCCGTGAACAAGCCCACTTGCGTGAAAG CTTTGAAGGCTGAAAAGGTGAGGCTGGTGGCCTGTGGGAGAAACCACACCATTGTTTATACAT CTCGGGGACATGTTTATACCTCTGGCGGAAACAATGAGGGTCAGTTAGGCCTGGGGGACAATGAAGAGAGGACTGCCTTTCAGCTGGTAAACTTCTTAAACACACACGGACCAATCAAAATGCTTGCTGCTGGCTCAAACACATCGGCTGCTCTGACTG AGAGTGGGAAGTTGTTCATGTGGGGAGATAATGCTGAGGGCCAGATTGGCCTGGGTAAGGAGAGCAATGTCACCACCCCCCAGGAAGTCACAGTGGGCTATGCCGTATCCTGGGTGGCTTGTGGTTACTACCATTCAGCCTTTGTCACGG TGGATGGTGGGCTGTTCACGTTTGGTGAGCGCGACAGTGGAAAACTGGGGCTTACCACTGACCAGCTGTCTGGTCACCGTCTCCCCCAGCTAGTCAGGGGCATCACACAGCCAGTCATTAAAGTGGCATGTGGAGGTGGACACACCGTGGCACTGACAG AGGAGGATGTGTACACGTTTGGCCTGGGCCAATTTGGCCAGCTGGGCCACGGAACATTTATCTTTGAGGCGCGGCTTCCCAGAGCTCTTGAGCACTTCAGGAAGGGGCGCGTCCAACACATCATGTGTGGGGAGAACCACACGGCGGTGATCACAG ACAGTGGCCTCCTGTACACGTTTGGGGATGGAAGACACGGGAAGCTGGGCCTTGGAGAAGAGAATTTCACCAATCAGTTCAAACCCACTTTGTGTTCGCGCTTCCTCAAGTACAATGTCAAAGCG GTGACCTGCGGTGGCTGTCATATGCTGGTGCTGGCCAGGTACAGGGACAAGAGCTGTGGGGAGGTGATCATGGAGGAGGATGACGTGACAGAGAACTACCTGGAGAAGTCTTACACAGAGCTGCTAGGAGACACATCCACCAGCCTCACCAGGAGTCTTTCTGCTAGGGTCAGGAGGCGAGAGAGG GAGCGCTCGCCCGAGCAGTTTGGCTCCATGTTCCACACCCTGCCCAGCCTGACATCCGGCCACCTCAACCCCCTGTTAGTGTCCAGCCAGCTGGCCAACAGAAAGGTGCACAACGACATTCACCAACACAGGAGCACGGGCTCAAACCAGAAGG AGCGGAGAAATGCAAAGGAGGGAGACTGTCCTGTGGACAACCTAACAGACAACGTTAGCGTCAAAGACTTGGGAGACACAACTGACTTCTTAAACATG ACTCACGTGATTAAAATGGACCCCAGTGACAAGACACTGACATTGTCTCCTGTTCAGAAG TctgcagaggaggaagatgagagtGAGGTACATAATGAAacagaggaggaaggtgaggaggaggaggaaggtgaggaggaggaggaaggtgagaaggaggaaggtgaggaggaggaggcggagagcAGTGCAAGCGAAGAAGGCGAGGACgaagaggaaaaggaagaggtaGAAAGTGACATGGATGAGggcgagggagaagaggagaccaGCCAGATAGCTGAGGAAGAAAGTCgagaggaggagcaagaggaggaaAATGAGAGTGAGAaggcggaggaggaagaggaagtcatGGAAAGTGAGGCAGACGaagaagaggaggcagaggaagaagatGAAAATGAAGAGGaagcagaagaggaagaggaagaagatgacagaaggaagaaaaaaaaagccgaTGTCGGAAAGAAAAGCAAAGAAAATCTACGAGACAAGTCCTCTGATGCCAAAGCTGTCAGGTCTCAAGCTAAAACCAAACTGAAGCCTACTGGTAAGGGCCAGCCTGCTAAGACATCTCATGATTCCCAGCAGTTCTGGGAGGATGTTTTACCACAATACCTCAACCTAAAATGA
- the LOC124474923 gene encoding trichohyalin-like has product NARQREIESQQEKDRLEEEERQKQLEKQRQEAKQKEDLKKELERLKEISRQREIKSQQAKERLEEKRQKEMEKTRKHKHERQEVDQRQIEQESEEERCKEGLPKKSKRRQENERERDIERLQVHEKYPLRQTESLQRELENDLELVQCTKAAGPRIAEQEIEDTKPRKEVEISEKERVKEERQGEVGIIRQNDENQQREIQQKLPIEKDMVDGKEMKPTENDREQERQRLETERQDEERKRQMEIKMEDRRQREEKRKALELRWRQKGDRRWKEKELKRQKELENKAAEALKQPEEKSEEEKLREGEEKEEERLREMDKIQLAKLFDMKEKAADDYWLQKAFDLQIGLVKDREKIMREDKKMKELEKRWEEDDKQRKACQQPFDAEANKWWEENLRRSVKMRTERKAGRLVELKKQQNIQEEQRQQVKEDEIKPKITEEKVTEERVCKDESKEPDKEESVEESGRKESENKESVESERKESEKGVSVEESETKKKKKGFFKKLGKFFQRKDRKKQEKVVDKKVCEDESEESEREEPQGEESEGEESEGEESEGEESEEGSEEWSEEWSEDESEEESEKKKKKKGGFWNKILHFWEIKDQEELDEERRAKLSAFANYVDGLQKAN; this is encoded by the exons aatgcgaggcaaagagagatagaaagtcaACAAGAAAAGGACAgactagaggaggaagagagacagaaacaactggAAAAGCAGAGGCAGGAGGCCAAACAAAAAGAGGATCTTAAAAAAGAACTTGAAAGACTTAAAGAGATCtcaagacaaagagagattaaAAGTCAACAAGCAAAGGAGAGACTAgaggaaaagagacaaaaagagatggagaaaacaagaaagcacaagcatgaaagacaggaagtggatcAGAGGCAGATAGAacaagagagtgaggaagaaagaTGTAAAGAAGGCCTGCCGAAGAAATCCAAAAGACGTCAagaaaatgagagggagagagacattgagagacTGCAAGTACATGAAAAGTATCCGTTGAGACAGACCGAGTCCCTGCAGCGGGAACTTGAAAATGACCTGGAACTTGTACAATGCACAAAGGCTGCTGGACCAAGGATCGCTGAGCAAGAAATAGAGGATACAAAACCTAGAAAAGAGGTGGAAAtatcagagaaggagagagttaaGGAGGAAAGACAGGGGGAGGTGGGAATAATACGACAAAACGATGAAAACCAGCAGCGAGAGATTCAACAGAAATTGCCAATCGAGAAAGACATGGTTGATGGAAAAGAAATGAAACCAACTGAGAACGACAGGGAACAGGAAAGACAACGGCTGGAGACTGAAAGACAAGACGAGGAGCgaaaaagacagatggaaattaaaatggaggacaggaggcaaagagaggagaagaggaaagctTTAGAGCTAAGATGGAGACAaaaaggagacaggagatggaaagagaaagaattgaagagacagaaagagcttGAGAATAAAGCAGCGGAAGCGCTAAAACAACCCGAGGAGAAAAGCGAAGAAGAGAAATTGAGGGAAGGggaagaaaaagaggaggaaagacTAAGAGAGATGGATAAAATACAGTTGGCCAAATTGTTCGACATGAAAGAGAAAGCTGCAGACGACTATTGGCTCCAAAAAGCATTCGACTTACAAATAGGTTTAGTCAAAGATAGGGAGAAAATTATGAGAGAGGACAAGAAAATGAAAGAGTTagagaagagatgggaggaggatgACAAACAACGGAAGGCTTGCCAACAACCCTTCGATGCAGAGGCAAATAAATGGTGGGAAGAGAATCTGCGACGGTCAGTCAAGATGAGAACGGAGAGAAAAGCTGGGAGACTCGTCGAGCTGAAGAAGCAGCAGAACATTCAAGAGGAGCAGAGACAACAAGTAAAAGAGGATGAAATAAAACCGAAAATCACAGAAGAGAAGGTTACGGAGGAAAGGGTCTGTAAGGATGAGTCAAAGGAGCCAGATAAGGAAGAGTCAGTGGAGGAGTCAGGGAGGAAAGAGTCAGAGAATAAAGAGTCAGTGGAGTCAGAGAGGAAAGAGTCAGAGAAGGGAGTGTCAGTGGAGGAGTCAGAGACAA agaaaaagaagaagggtTTCTTCAAGAAGCTTGGGAAGTTTTTTCAAAGAAAAGATCGGAAAAAACAGGAGAAGGTTGTGGATAAAAAAGTCTGTGAGGATGAGTCAGAGGAGTCAGAAAGAGAAGAGCCACAAGGAGAAGAGTCAGAGGGAGAAGAATCAGAGGGAGAAGAGTCAGAGGGAGAAGAGTCAGAGGAAGGGTCAGAGGAATGGTCAGAGGAATGGTCAGAGGATGAGTCAGAGGAAGAGTCAGAGAAAA agaaaaagaagaaaggtgGTTTCTGGAATAAGATCTTGcacttctgggaaatcaaagATCAGGAAGAGCTGGATGAAGAAAGGAGAGCCAAACTGTCAGCATTTGCTAACTATGTGGATGGTTTACAAAAGGCCAACTAA
- the LOC124474721 gene encoding uncharacterized protein LOC124474721 isoform X1 — protein MGKSKRGIWPILFFMGMAVGLNAVSGQTKYFKLGGTLKLEQGSPPPPGSSITWKFQSNKVIEYDPNFTEDIDVYGDFKNRATLNKATGQLETTDLTKKDSGVYTLEVNSEVNATYTVAVIRSVPTPKILLTTEDGVSPCDIRQHTCRLTCEVPDSTDAEPVTYSWEVETGTMEPSSDKYRDINDIDRGKTFTCKIKNPISEEQASYTVNKGINGLGIGLGIASGVGVPLLVLALLSQFIPQLREKRNNFFQSLRSPKTASSPEAPPDNKVTLLNSNKTGEASSPEDPASSTINAVVDTHSNPTEGGVEGRNGNSN, from the exons ATGGGCAAATCGAAGAGAGGCATTTGGCCTATTCTCTTTTTCATGGGAATGGCGGTGGGTCTAAACGCAGTTTCAG GTCAGACAAAATACTTTAAGCTAGGAGGAACGCTTAAGTTGGAACAAggctcccctcctccgcctggCTCCTCCATCACTTGGAAATTCCAATCGAATAAGGTGATAGAATATGATCCTAATTTCACTGAAGACATTGATGTCTATGGAGATTTTAAAAATAGAGCAACACTGAATAAAGCAACTGGACAGTTGGAAACTACTGACTTAACCAAAAAAGACAGTGGGGTTTACACTTTGGAAGTCAATAGTGAAGTGAATGCAACATACACCGTCGCTGTTATCC GTTCCGTCCCTACCCCAAAAATATTATTAACAACAGAAGACGGTGTGTCACCGTGTGACATCAGACAACATACCTGCCGTCTCACCTGTGAGGTACCAGACTCCACTGATGCTGAGCCAGTCACCTATAGCTGGGAAGTGGAAACAGGAACAATGgagcctagttcagacaaataCCGGGATATCAATGACATAGATCGTGGTAAAACATTCACCTGCAAGATAAAGAATCCAATCAGTGAAGAGCAAGCTTCTTATACAGTTAACAAAG GAATAAATGGACTTGGAATTGGACTTGGAATTGCATCTGGTGTGGGTGTGCCTCTGCTAGTGTTGGCTCTTTTATCTCAATTTATACCAC AACTTAGGGAAAAGAGAAATAATTTTTTCCAGTCTTTGAGATCTCCAAAAACTG CTTCTAGCCCAGAAGCCCCCCCTGACAATAAAGTAACCCTACTCAACAGTAACAAAACTGGAGAAG CTTCTAGCCCAGAAGACCCTGCTTCTTCCACTATTAATGCAGTAGTCGACACTCACTCTAACCCAACTGAAGGAG GAGTGGAAGGAAGAAATGGAAACAGCAACTAA
- the LOC124474721 gene encoding uncharacterized protein LOC124474721 isoform X2 → MGKSKRGIWPILFFMGMAVGLNAVSGQTKYFKLGGTLKLEQGSPPPPGSSITWKFQSNKVIEYDPNFTEDIDVYGDFKNRATLNKATGQLETTDLTKKDSGVYTLEVNSEVNATYTVAVIRSVPTPKILLTTEDGVSPCDIRQHTCRLTCEVPDSTDAEPVTYSWEVETGTMEPSSDKYRDINDIDRGKTFTCKIKNPISEEQASYTVNKGINGLGIGLGIASGVGVPLLVLALLSQFIPQLREKRNNFFQSLRSPKTASSPEAPPDNKVTLLNSNKTGEGVEGRNGNSN, encoded by the exons ATGGGCAAATCGAAGAGAGGCATTTGGCCTATTCTCTTTTTCATGGGAATGGCGGTGGGTCTAAACGCAGTTTCAG GTCAGACAAAATACTTTAAGCTAGGAGGAACGCTTAAGTTGGAACAAggctcccctcctccgcctggCTCCTCCATCACTTGGAAATTCCAATCGAATAAGGTGATAGAATATGATCCTAATTTCACTGAAGACATTGATGTCTATGGAGATTTTAAAAATAGAGCAACACTGAATAAAGCAACTGGACAGTTGGAAACTACTGACTTAACCAAAAAAGACAGTGGGGTTTACACTTTGGAAGTCAATAGTGAAGTGAATGCAACATACACCGTCGCTGTTATCC GTTCCGTCCCTACCCCAAAAATATTATTAACAACAGAAGACGGTGTGTCACCGTGTGACATCAGACAACATACCTGCCGTCTCACCTGTGAGGTACCAGACTCCACTGATGCTGAGCCAGTCACCTATAGCTGGGAAGTGGAAACAGGAACAATGgagcctagttcagacaaataCCGGGATATCAATGACATAGATCGTGGTAAAACATTCACCTGCAAGATAAAGAATCCAATCAGTGAAGAGCAAGCTTCTTATACAGTTAACAAAG GAATAAATGGACTTGGAATTGGACTTGGAATTGCATCTGGTGTGGGTGTGCCTCTGCTAGTGTTGGCTCTTTTATCTCAATTTATACCAC AACTTAGGGAAAAGAGAAATAATTTTTTCCAGTCTTTGAGATCTCCAAAAACTG CTTCTAGCCCAGAAGCCCCCCCTGACAATAAAGTAACCCTACTCAACAGTAACAAAACTGGAGAAG GAGTGGAAGGAAGAAATGGAAACAGCAACTAA
- the LOC124474721 gene encoding uncharacterized protein LOC124474721 isoform X3, whose amino-acid sequence MGKSKRGIWPILFFMGMAVGLNAVSGQTKYFKLGGTLKLEQGSPPPPGSSITWKFQSNKVIEYDPNFTEDIDVYGDFKNRATLNKATGQLETTDLTKKDSGVYTLEVNSEVNATYTVAVIRSVPTPKILLTTEDGVSPCDIRQHTCRLTCEVPDSTDAEPVTYSWEVETGTMEPSSDKYRDINDIDRGKTFTCKIKNPISEEQASYTVNKGINGLGIGLGIASGVGVPLLVLALLSQFIPQLREKRNNFFQSLRSPKTGVEGRNGNSN is encoded by the exons ATGGGCAAATCGAAGAGAGGCATTTGGCCTATTCTCTTTTTCATGGGAATGGCGGTGGGTCTAAACGCAGTTTCAG GTCAGACAAAATACTTTAAGCTAGGAGGAACGCTTAAGTTGGAACAAggctcccctcctccgcctggCTCCTCCATCACTTGGAAATTCCAATCGAATAAGGTGATAGAATATGATCCTAATTTCACTGAAGACATTGATGTCTATGGAGATTTTAAAAATAGAGCAACACTGAATAAAGCAACTGGACAGTTGGAAACTACTGACTTAACCAAAAAAGACAGTGGGGTTTACACTTTGGAAGTCAATAGTGAAGTGAATGCAACATACACCGTCGCTGTTATCC GTTCCGTCCCTACCCCAAAAATATTATTAACAACAGAAGACGGTGTGTCACCGTGTGACATCAGACAACATACCTGCCGTCTCACCTGTGAGGTACCAGACTCCACTGATGCTGAGCCAGTCACCTATAGCTGGGAAGTGGAAACAGGAACAATGgagcctagttcagacaaataCCGGGATATCAATGACATAGATCGTGGTAAAACATTCACCTGCAAGATAAAGAATCCAATCAGTGAAGAGCAAGCTTCTTATACAGTTAACAAAG GAATAAATGGACTTGGAATTGGACTTGGAATTGCATCTGGTGTGGGTGTGCCTCTGCTAGTGTTGGCTCTTTTATCTCAATTTATACCAC AACTTAGGGAAAAGAGAAATAATTTTTTCCAGTCTTTGAGATCTCCAAAAACTG GAGTGGAAGGAAGAAATGGAAACAGCAACTAA
- the LOC124474922 gene encoding trichohyalin-like, with amino-acid sequence MEREDLQRQLGEEKERQQAQERQEEEERQKEIKRERADARQKDDLKRKLERQKKIDSAKREMDSAREKKTLEREVERQREAERLQEWERQEKERAGQNEMERERAKRQKEDLQKDIEKLEREKEVLKMELEKRRETEMKHKQEREEEEKEQKKMEQNNEAARQNEERKREIERSEANTRQREIELKEEQLKRERKDKRQKEREIAKEEAIQKEDLDREHERLKENERQKEAERCQEQKRLKEKAERQREIEREREARQRKELQKELERLKENERQRQTESQEEKDRLKEEERLKELEKERQKDKQKEDLKKEIERLKEISRQGEIESQQEKERLEEKRQKEINKTREETREKEALQLELEKTRETEKKLKQKREEEEKELKKMEQEMEAARQNADRKREIERSEANTRQRETEMKEEQLK; translated from the coding sequence ATGGAAAGGGAGGATCTGCAAAGACAActtggggaagagaaggagaggcagcaAGCACAAGAgcgccaggaggaggaggaaagacagaaagaaatcaAAAGGGAGAGGGCGGACGCAAGGCAGAAAGACGATCTCAAGAGGAAActtgaaagacagaaaaagatagACAGTGCCAAACGGGAGATGGATTCTGCTAGGGAAAAGAAAACACTGGAAAGGGAagttgaaagacaaagagaggcagaaagactgCAAGAATGGGAGcgacaagagaaggagagggcaggacagaacgaaatggaaagagagagggccaaaagacaaaaagaggacCTTCAGAAGGATATTGAAAAActtgaaagagaaaaagaagtcCTGAAGATGGAActtgaaaaaaggagagagacagagatgaagcacaaacaggagagagaagaggaggaaaaggaacaGAAAAAGATGGAGCAAAACAATGAGGCGGCGAGACAAaacgaagaaagaaagagggagattgaGAGATCTGAAGCAAATaccagacaaagagagattgagCTGAAAGAAGAAcaactgaagagagagaggaaagataaaagacagaaagaaagggagatagCAAAGGAGGAGGCAATACAAAAAGAGGACCTGGACAGGGAACATGAAAGActtaaagagaatgagagacagaaagaggctgAAAGATGTCAAGAGCAGAAGAGACTAAAGgagaaggcagagagacaaagagaaatagaaagagagagagaggctagacAAAGAAAGGAGCTGCAAAAAGAACTTGAAAGActtaaagagaatgagagacaaagacagacagaaagtcaagaagaaaaagacagactaaaggaggaagagagactgaaagaactggaaaaagagaggcagaaggaCAAACAAAAAGAAGATCTTAAGAAGGAAATTGAAAGACTTAAAGAGATTTCAAGACAAGGAGAGATTGAAAGTCAACAAGAAAAGGAGAGACTAgaggaaaaaagacaaaaagagattAACAAAACAAGAGAGGAGACAAGAGAAAAGGAGGCACTTCAGCTGGAACTTGAAAaaacgagagagacagagaagaagctcaaacagaagagagaagaggaggaaaaggaactGAAAAAGATGGAGCAAGAAATGGAGGCGGCGAGACAAAAcgcagacagaaagagggaaattgaGAGATCTGAAGCGAAtacaagacaaagagagactgagATGAAAGAAGAAcaactgaag